In Ilumatobacter fluminis, the following proteins share a genomic window:
- a CDS encoding SDR family oxidoreductase, translating to MTGALDGRRVLITGASSGIGSAIADAVVAAGGRVALVARSAEALAEQAERLGDTAIAAPADVTDADALAAAIERAADELGGLDAVVCSAGLVRPGGILETSPDDWQVMFDVNVMGVLNTVHGALGRLRAAETADVIVLSSMSGRRRSSVAMGFYSASKFAVHVLSDSLREELGPEGVRVTVISPGFVNTPIFDGVEDDATREQYQTAVSTQGLPPEAVAANVVHALAQPAGVDLVEIAMLSTEQR from the coding sequence ATGACAGGAGCGTTGGACGGACGTCGGGTGTTGATCACGGGCGCGAGTTCGGGGATCGGGTCGGCGATCGCCGACGCGGTCGTCGCCGCCGGGGGACGGGTCGCGCTGGTGGCCCGATCGGCCGAGGCGTTGGCGGAGCAGGCCGAACGCCTCGGTGATACCGCTATCGCGGCTCCTGCCGACGTCACCGACGCCGACGCCCTCGCTGCCGCGATCGAGCGGGCTGCGGACGAGCTGGGCGGTCTCGACGCCGTCGTCTGCTCGGCCGGGCTCGTCCGCCCGGGCGGGATCCTCGAGACCTCGCCCGACGACTGGCAGGTCATGTTCGACGTGAACGTCATGGGCGTGCTCAACACCGTTCATGGAGCGCTCGGCCGATTGCGGGCGGCCGAGACCGCCGACGTGATCGTGCTGTCGTCGATGTCGGGCCGGCGCCGATCGTCGGTCGCGATGGGCTTCTACTCGGCGTCGAAGTTCGCCGTCCATGTCCTGTCGGACAGCTTGCGTGAAGAACTCGGCCCGGAAGGTGTTCGAGTGACGGTGATTTCGCCGGGCTTCGTGAACACGCCGATCTTCGACGGTGTCGAGGACGACGCCACACGCGAGCAGTACCAGACGGCCGTGTCGACGCAGGGGCTGCCGCCCGAGGCGGTCGCCGCGAACGTCGTCCATGCGCTGGCGCAGCCCGCTGGTGTCGACCTGGTCGAGATCGCCATGTTGTCGACCGAGCAGCGCTGA